From Oscillospiraceae bacterium, one genomic window encodes:
- a CDS encoding UDP-N-acetylglucosamine pyrophosphorylase, with protein MNCKTVDMLDLTKTKAAPLLLGVEYPWEALDKLKSFILEIGAFLPENEYDHPQPDVWIAKDAVIFGSAFVKGPCIIGHKTEVRQCAFIRGSALVGDGCVVGNSTELKNVILFDNVQVPHFNYIGDSILGYKAHMGAGAVTSNVKSDKTDVVVKDGGECLATGRRKLGAILGDFVEVGCNSVLNPGTVIGRNTNIYPLSCVRGVIPEGSIYKTGGVIVKKQ; from the coding sequence ATGAACTGTAAAACCGTTGACATGCTCGATTTGACCAAGACAAAAGCCGCACCGTTGCTGTTGGGCGTTGAATATCCCTGGGAAGCGCTTGACAAGCTGAAAAGCTTTATCCTCGAAATCGGCGCGTTTTTGCCGGAGAATGAGTATGATCACCCGCAGCCCGACGTCTGGATCGCGAAAGATGCCGTGATATTCGGATCGGCATTTGTCAAGGGACCGTGCATCATCGGGCATAAGACCGAGGTGCGGCAGTGTGCGTTTATCCGGGGCAGCGCGCTGGTCGGAGACGGATGTGTAGTCGGCAATTCAACGGAATTAAAAAATGTGATTTTATTCGATAATGTGCAGGTGCCGCATTTCAATTACATCGGCGATTCGATTTTGGGCTATAAGGCGCATATGGGCGCGGGCGCGGTCACTTCGAACGTCAAGAGCGACAAGACCGACGTGGTTGTCAAGGACGGCGGCGAATGCCTTGCGACAGGACGGCGTAAACTCGGTGCGATTTTGGGTGATTTCGTCGAGGTCGGCTGCAACAGCGTGTTGAACCCGGGAACGGTCATCGGGCGTAACACCAACATCTATCCGCTGTCATGCGTGCGCGGGGTGATCCCCGAGGGCAGCATCTATAAAACCGGCGGTGTGATTGTGAAAAAGCAATAA
- a CDS encoding MBL fold metallo-hydrolase produces the protein MSFELKFLGTGAADFSPELETTYKNRFDDDVRRCSSVLVDGHILIDCGPHTDDALLIAKTPLSDITDIFLTHLHDDHFRPEAVSMLLMSGAKPRIWCRADATFKFPGAHVIGIIPETEYDCCDTTVSAVMANHDAFPLHYIFKRGGKKFFYGCDGAWMLHQSYYYLKDAAFDAMILDATVGDYDGDYRMAEHNSIPMIRMMLKSFATFGITTPETKIYLSHMSRTLHHDTHAERTARLVPEGMIPTCDGMTIQI, from the coding sequence ATGTCTTTCGAACTCAAATTCCTCGGTACCGGTGCCGCCGACTTTTCTCCGGAACTCGAAACCACCTATAAAAACCGTTTTGACGACGATGTGCGGCGCTGTTCGTCGGTGTTGGTCGACGGGCATATTCTTATCGACTGCGGCCCGCATACAGACGATGCGCTGCTCATTGCAAAGACGCCGCTTTCAGACATCACCGACATCTTTTTGACCCACCTGCACGACGATCACTTCCGCCCGGAAGCCGTCTCGATGCTTCTCATGTCGGGCGCTAAGCCGCGCATCTGGTGCCGTGCCGATGCGACCTTCAAATTCCCGGGCGCGCATGTCATCGGCATCATACCCGAAACCGAATACGACTGCTGCGACACCACGGTCAGTGCAGTCATGGCCAACCACGACGCGTTTCCACTGCATTATATCTTCAAGCGCGGCGGCAAAAAGTTTTTCTACGGCTGCGACGGCGCATGGATGCTGCACCAAAGTTATTATTATCTGAAAGACGCCGCCTTCGACGCGATGATCCTCGACGCGACGGTCGGTGATTATGACGGCGATTACCGCATGGCGGAACACAATAGTATCCCGATGATCCGCATGATGTTAAAATCATTCGCTACTTTCGGCATCACAACGCCCGAAACCAAAATCTATCTCTCCCATATGTCCCGAACGCTGCACCACGACACCCACGCCGAACGCACCGCCCGCCTCGTCCCCGAGGGCATGATTCCCACCTGCGACGGCATGACGATTCAGATATAA
- a CDS encoding helix-turn-helix transcriptional regulator, which produces MKSQRRGCLMKGVEHMTVYFGENLKRLRKEKELTQEKLADFLGVSFQAVSKWERGETFPDITMLPSIASFFGTTVDDMLGVNRAEREQRVQNYIDEYYRLWKPGEIGKVREKMKEAITEFPGDFRLLARYLNALIGEKNTTNEGALEILDEARTIYENINEYCTEDSIRIWAKKLICMLYKRLSFVENSGIQLSDMEKILDEMPLMQNGRDYVATFLYPPGEQKKNACKNAVQELIYLFGGAVNNAFYWSKEISPEEKLEAAKTELAVYEIVYPDGDYGKSWLRAINTCLYAGNWAYQCGNPDHAVAYLKKGAEMAKKFDELPDQLEKSSLLTRGLDIKKREIPVYGENLRERAKKVIGQYTFEEEFRDSIGYKEVLDILEE; this is translated from the coding sequence ATGAAATCACAACGGCGCGGTTGTTTGATGAAAGGGGTCGAGCATATGACGGTTTATTTCGGAGAAAACCTCAAGCGGTTGAGAAAAGAAAAAGAGCTGACGCAGGAAAAACTGGCCGATTTTCTCGGGGTATCGTTTCAAGCGGTGAGCAAGTGGGAGCGCGGAGAGACCTTTCCGGATATCACGATGCTGCCGTCGATCGCCTCGTTCTTCGGAACGACGGTTGACGATATGCTGGGAGTTAATCGGGCGGAACGCGAGCAACGGGTGCAAAATTATATCGACGAATATTACAGGTTGTGGAAACCCGGGGAAATCGGTAAAGTGCGCGAAAAGATGAAAGAGGCGATCACCGAATTTCCGGGCGATTTCCGGCTGCTGGCACGGTATCTGAACGCGTTAATCGGTGAAAAAAACACGACAAACGAGGGCGCGCTTGAAATTTTGGATGAGGCACGGACGATTTATGAGAACATTAACGAGTACTGCACCGAAGACAGCATCCGGATTTGGGCGAAAAAGTTGATTTGCATGCTGTATAAGCGGTTGAGTTTCGTCGAAAACAGCGGGATTCAGCTCTCGGATATGGAGAAGATTCTTGACGAGATGCCGTTGATGCAGAACGGGCGCGACTATGTGGCGACTTTTCTTTATCCGCCCGGAGAACAAAAGAAAAACGCTTGTAAAAACGCAGTGCAGGAATTGATTTACCTGTTCGGCGGTGCGGTCAATAATGCGTTTTATTGGTCAAAGGAAATTTCGCCGGAGGAAAAGCTGGAAGCAGCGAAGACCGAGCTTGCCGTATATGAAATCGTCTATCCCGACGGCGATTACGGCAAGAGCTGGCTTCGTGCGATCAATACCTGCCTGTATGCGGGAAATTGGGCGTATCAGTGCGGAAATCCGGATCATGCGGTAGCATATTTGAAAAAAGGAGCTGAAATGGCAAAGAAGTTCGATGAACTGCCCGATCAGCTGGAGAAGAGTTCGCTGCTCACGAGAGGGTTGGATATCAAAAAGAGAGAAATTCCGGTGTACGGTGAGAATCTTCGAGAGCGTGCGAAGAAAGTGATCGGACAGTATACGTTTGAAGAGGAGTTCAGGGATTCAATCGGGTATAAAGAGGTTTTGGATATCTTGGAGGAATAA
- the nagB gene encoding glucosamine-6-phosphate deaminase yields MKLFVDTPENIARAAAKKYITLLREKPDAVLGFATGSTPLTLYNELARLYKTGEISFKQAKTFNLDEYAGMKGIEEQSYRRFMDENLFSKIDIARSNTHVPSGMDIDAAPLYDEAIEAAGGIDLQLLGIGNDGHIGFNEPGTPFGSKTHHVKLTEMTREANKRFFSSVDEVPTHAITMGIKTVMNAKKIIFIALGEDKADIVKQAFLGEVTPEVPASVLQLHPFVEVYLDKSAAKKL; encoded by the coding sequence ATGAAATTATTCGTTGATACCCCTGAAAATATCGCGCGCGCAGCCGCAAAAAAATACATAACGCTGCTGCGCGAGAAGCCCGACGCGGTGCTTGGATTCGCCACAGGATCGACGCCGCTGACGCTGTATAACGAGTTGGCGCGGCTGTACAAAACAGGGGAAATCAGTTTCAAACAGGCCAAAACATTTAATCTCGACGAATACGCCGGGATGAAAGGAATCGAAGAACAGAGCTACCGCCGGTTCATGGACGAAAATCTGTTTTCCAAAATCGACATTGCGCGAAGCAACACCCATGTGCCGTCCGGAATGGACATCGACGCCGCACCGCTTTATGATGAGGCGATTGAGGCGGCAGGCGGGATTGATCTGCAGCTGCTGGGCATCGGAAACGACGGGCATATCGGCTTCAACGAGCCGGGAACGCCGTTCGGCAGCAAAACCCACCACGTCAAACTGACTGAGATGACAAGGGAAGCCAACAAGCGGTTTTTCTCTTCCGTTGATGAGGTGCCGACGCATGCAATCACGATGGGCATTAAAACCGTGATGAACGCGAAAAAGATCATTTTTATCGCGTTGGGCGAAGATAAAGCAGACATCGTAAAGCAGGCGTTTTTAGGCGAAGTAACACCTGAAGTGCCGGCTTCGGTGCTGCAGTTGCATCCGTTTGTGGAAGTGTATTTGGACAAATCGGCGGCAAAGAAATTATAA
- a CDS encoding sugar phosphate isomerase/epimerase translates to MKKCVQSARITEVMGLKEGFAAIKRAGFDAVDYNIDQLYSGSEIMSGKPAEKFKDENLIPFMTEVRDAARENGVEFAQMHAPFPSWVDGNGKASKNVFAAIVKSIEMCEFCECPRMIVHPGFVGNARSPLSKEREHEANIKLYTELMPYLKKHKVIGCLENMFRYDSEKKKIYAGICSDMHETITIIDELNEIAGERLFGFCLDTGHLNLIGVDQYEYIMTLGNRLETLHIHDNHGVDDEHIAPYMGNIIWDRFCKGLHDSGYEGNLSFETFGALNLYPDELRESALRLLGDIAELFKRKVWQD, encoded by the coding sequence ATGAAAAAATGCGTGCAGAGCGCCCGGATTACCGAGGTGATGGGGCTGAAAGAGGGTTTTGCCGCCATCAAACGGGCCGGGTTCGACGCGGTGGATTACAACATCGACCAACTGTATTCCGGGAGCGAGATTATGAGCGGAAAACCCGCGGAAAAGTTTAAAGATGAAAATCTGATTCCGTTTATGACCGAGGTTCGCGACGCGGCGCGCGAAAACGGTGTCGAATTCGCACAGATGCACGCGCCGTTTCCCTCTTGGGTCGACGGAAACGGAAAGGCCAGCAAGAATGTGTTTGCGGCAATCGTCAAGAGTATCGAGATGTGCGAATTCTGCGAATGCCCCCGGATGATCGTTCATCCCGGATTTGTTGGGAACGCCCGCTCACCGCTGTCCAAAGAGCGCGAACACGAGGCCAATATCAAATTGTATACCGAGCTGATGCCCTATCTGAAGAAACATAAAGTGATCGGTTGTTTGGAAAATATGTTCCGGTATGACTCGGAGAAAAAGAAGATTTATGCGGGAATTTGTTCGGATATGCACGAGACGATCACTATAATTGATGAGCTGAATGAAATCGCAGGAGAGCGGCTGTTCGGCTTTTGCCTGGACACAGGTCATTTGAATTTGATTGGTGTGGATCAATATGAATATATCATGACACTCGGCAACCGGTTGGAGACACTGCATATTCACGATAACCACGGTGTGGATGACGAGCACATCGCGCCCTATATGGGTAATATCATTTGGGATCGCTTTTGCAAGGGGCTGCACGATAGCGGTTACGAGGGTAATCTGAGTTTTGAGACCTTTGGCGCGCTCAACCTCTATCCCGATGAATTACGCGAAAGTGCATTGCGTCTGCTTGGGGATATCGCTGAGCTTTTTAAACGGAAAGTATGGCAGGATTGA
- a CDS encoding sugar phosphate isomerase/epimerase family protein: protein MQKCIQSALITDVKGPKEGFATIKKAGFDAVDYNIDLLFTRNEMLSGKPSENFKDENLIPFMTEIRNAAQENGIAFGQMHAPFPTWMDGETEINENIFATIVKSIEMCAFCGCPRLIIHPAFIPGARAPMSKKCVHETNVKFYSVLIPYLKKYNVIGCLENLFLRDYEKKRIYAGACSDIHDTNALLDELNDIAGERRFGFCLDTGHLNLIGADQYEFITALGDRLETLHIQDNHGTEDEHLAPYMGNIIWERFFEGLRAINYRGNLSFETFGAVRIYPPEMAESVLNLLGDTAEYFKRRVTE from the coding sequence ATGCAAAAATGTATCCAAAGCGCTTTGATCACCGATGTGAAGGGACCGAAAGAGGGTTTTGCCACGATTAAAAAGGCCGGATTCGATGCGGTGGATTATAATATAGATTTGCTGTTTACCCGCAATGAAATGCTGAGCGGGAAGCCGTCGGAAAATTTTAAAGACGAGAATTTGATTCCGTTTATGACCGAGATTCGCAATGCCGCGCAGGAAAACGGAATCGCGTTCGGGCAGATGCACGCGCCGTTTCCGACTTGGATGGACGGGGAAACTGAAATCAATGAAAATATCTTTGCGACGATTGTCAAAAGTATTGAGATGTGTGCATTCTGCGGATGTCCGCGGTTGATCATTCATCCGGCTTTTATTCCGGGCGCCCGTGCGCCGATGTCAAAAAAGTGCGTACACGAAACCAATGTCAAATTTTATTCGGTGTTGATTCCGTATTTGAAAAAATACAATGTGATCGGCTGTTTGGAAAATTTGTTTTTACGGGATTATGAGAAAAAGCGGATTTATGCGGGGGCATGCTCCGATATACACGATACAAATGCTTTGCTTGATGAACTCAATGATATTGCAGGCGAAAGGCGGTTCGGATTTTGCCTGGACACCGGTCATCTGAATCTGATCGGCGCCGATCAATATGAATTCATCACGGCGCTCGGTGATCGGTTGGAGACCCTGCATATCCAGGACAACCACGGCACAGAGGATGAACATCTTGCGCCTTATATGGGCAACATCATTTGGGAACGGTTTTTTGAGGGTCTCAGAGCGATAAATTACCGAGGGAATTTGAGTTTTGAGACCTTCGGCGCGGTCAGGATTTATCCGCCTGAAATGGCCGAGAGTGTATTGAACCTGTTGGGTGACACCGCCGAATACTTTAAGCGTCGGGTTACGGAATAA
- a CDS encoding glycoside hydrolase family 38 C-terminal domain-containing protein yields MKNQKPRVHLIGNAHLDPVWLWRWQEGYAEIKATFQSALDRIDQFDDFIFTTACAAYYQWIEESEPEMFEKIKAAVKAGKWCVVGGQWIQPDCNIPSGESFARHALYSQRYFEKKLGVKAKVGYNVDSFGHNGNLPQLYHKSGIEAYIMMRPHNGAEKQYPFADGIPFLWEGIDGTRLPTFHIPTRYGSDINENELKIIEDIAVKSGRSESMAFFGVGNHGGGPTISNIERLHKAQEEDRPVEYIISTPDQYFDEVMKKAECEPLPVLTGDLQHHASGCYSTHTETKYLNRKSEQTLMAAEKCAVLANRKLGLKYDNLRLEKAWEKVLFNQFHDIMGGCSIKPAYSDSRDFYGEALTIASETYNMALQKISWAIDTDKGVRFLSKDNDWKLWEIENKGVPVVVYNPLSWPVRATVQINRKDLAGLTDETGGGKLFQKVRGPQLNSSGDASNVIFQADLPAMGYRTYWAYLNEAKPGEKPLPLRATEFYMENNFIRIEFDHKTGFLKSIYDKVSGLELLAGAGAKPVVVDETELDTWAHNVFTFRNDIGAFEKTEIRVIETGPVRAKVMVRSAYGSASELTQMFTLYADGRDIEVDAKLFWKEKHKLLKLAFETKAVDSKAVFEIPYGFITKRSDGKEQPAQCWAAVEDETRGLAILNDGKYAYDVKEGEIRLTVVRGAIYADHFGGSGRDDLCDYQEQGEHEFKYIIKPYAGSFADAGVVRRAWEFNSPAVHVMETYHKGTLPQTLGGVEIDNENVILSSLKQAEEEDGVIVRLYECNGKGGDACVKLPWLGAEIKASFSPCEIKSFKIKTDGKIDEVNLIEE; encoded by the coding sequence ATGAAAAACCAAAAACCACGCGTGCATCTGATCGGGAATGCGCATCTTGACCCCGTCTGGCTGTGGCGCTGGCAGGAGGGTTATGCCGAAATCAAGGCGACCTTTCAGAGCGCGCTTGACCGAATTGACCAGTTCGATGATTTTATCTTTACCACGGCCTGCGCCGCGTATTATCAGTGGATTGAAGAGTCCGAACCGGAGATGTTCGAAAAAATCAAGGCCGCCGTCAAGGCGGGGAAATGGTGCGTGGTCGGCGGTCAGTGGATTCAGCCCGACTGCAATATTCCCTCGGGTGAGAGCTTTGCGCGTCATGCGTTATACAGCCAGCGCTATTTCGAAAAGAAACTCGGCGTAAAGGCAAAGGTCGGCTACAACGTCGACTCGTTCGGTCACAACGGCAATCTGCCGCAGCTGTATCACAAGAGCGGTATTGAGGCCTACATCATGATGCGGCCGCACAATGGAGCAGAAAAACAATATCCGTTCGCGGACGGCATTCCGTTTTTGTGGGAAGGTATCGACGGTACCCGACTGCCGACATTTCATATTCCGACCCGATATGGCAGCGACATCAACGAAAACGAGCTGAAGATCATCGAGGATATCGCCGTCAAGAGCGGGCGGAGCGAATCGATGGCTTTTTTCGGCGTCGGGAATCACGGCGGCGGTCCGACCATCAGCAATATTGAGCGGCTGCACAAAGCGCAGGAAGAGGACCGGCCGGTTGAATATATCATCTCCACGCCGGATCAATATTTCGACGAGGTGATGAAAAAAGCCGAGTGCGAACCGCTGCCCGTGCTGACAGGCGATTTGCAGCACCACGCGAGCGGCTGCTATTCGACGCACACCGAGACCAAATATCTGAACCGTAAATCAGAACAGACCTTGATGGCCGCCGAGAAATGCGCCGTTCTGGCCAACCGCAAACTCGGATTGAAATATGACAATCTGCGGCTTGAAAAGGCCTGGGAAAAGGTTTTGTTCAATCAGTTCCATGACATTATGGGCGGCTGCTCCATCAAGCCTGCATACAGTGATTCTCGGGATTTTTACGGCGAGGCGCTCACCATCGCTTCCGAGACCTACAACATGGCGCTGCAGAAAATCTCCTGGGCGATTGATACCGACAAGGGCGTTCGGTTTTTATCGAAGGATAACGACTGGAAACTCTGGGAGATCGAAAATAAAGGTGTTCCGGTCGTCGTATACAACCCGCTGTCCTGGCCGGTGCGTGCAACGGTGCAGATCAACCGAAAGGACCTCGCCGGCCTGACCGACGAAACGGGCGGCGGGAAGCTGTTTCAAAAAGTGCGCGGGCCGCAGCTTAACAGCTCCGGCGACGCAAGCAATGTGATTTTCCAAGCCGATCTGCCGGCGATGGGCTACCGCACCTACTGGGCGTATCTGAACGAGGCGAAACCGGGTGAAAAACCGCTGCCGCTCAGAGCGACCGAATTTTATATGGAAAACAACTTTATCCGCATCGAATTCGACCATAAGACCGGATTTTTAAAAAGCATTTACGACAAGGTTTCGGGACTGGAACTGCTTGCGGGCGCCGGTGCGAAACCGGTCGTCGTCGACGAGACCGAACTCGACACCTGGGCACACAACGTTTTCACGTTCCGAAACGACATCGGCGCGTTCGAAAAAACCGAAATCCGTGTGATCGAGACCGGGCCGGTTCGCGCAAAAGTGATGGTCAGATCGGCTTACGGCTCCGCCAGCGAACTCACACAGATGTTCACGCTTTATGCCGACGGCAGAGATATCGAAGTGGACGCAAAGCTTTTCTGGAAAGAGAAGCACAAGCTGCTCAAGCTCGCGTTCGAGACCAAAGCCGTTGATTCGAAAGCGGTATTCGAAATCCCTTACGGGTTTATCACCAAACGGTCCGACGGAAAAGAGCAGCCGGCACAGTGTTGGGCTGCGGTTGAGGACGAAACGCGCGGCCTTGCGATTTTGAACGACGGGAAATACGCCTATGACGTCAAAGAGGGCGAAATCCGACTGACTGTGGTGCGCGGCGCGATTTATGCCGATCATTTCGGCGGAAGCGGGCGCGACGATTTGTGCGATTATCAGGAACAGGGTGAGCACGAGTTCAAATATATCATCAAGCCGTATGCGGGTTCGTTTGCCGACGCCGGAGTTGTTCGGCGGGCATGGGAATTCAACAGTCCTGCGGTGCATGTCATGGAGACCTACCACAAGGGCACGCTGCCGCAGACACTCGGCGGCGTCGAAATTGACAATGAAAATGTGATTTTGTCGTCGCTGAAACAGGCGGAAGAGGAAGACGGCGTGATCGTGCGGCTGTATGAGTGCAACGGAAAAGGCGGCGATGCCTGCGTGAAACTGCCGTGGCTCGGTGCCGAAATCAAGGCCTCGTTCAGCCCGTGCGAAATTAAATCGTTTAAGATCAAAACGGACGGAAAAATCGATGAAGTTAATTTAATCGAAGAATAA
- a CDS encoding sugar phosphate isomerase/epimerase family protein has translation MKKSIQTVKIIDTLGPKAGFAAIKKAGFDAVDYSIDLLFSRKEMLTGKPSERFKDENLIPFMTEVRDAARENGIEFGQMHAPFPSWIDGEPAITENIFETIVKSIEMCEFCGCTRLVIHPVYIPDARNPLSATASYEINLRLFEALIPYLKKHNVIGCLENMPLRDHVKNRIYAGVCSNVHEANALLDELNALAGERRFGFCLDTGHLNLIGADQYEFITALGDRLEALHIQDNNGEEDEHLAPYMGTTIWERFFEGIKAVDYKGNLSFEAGGAVGIYLPDLLESVLRLMGDTADYFLKRIRE, from the coding sequence GTGAAAAAGAGTATACAAACCGTGAAAATTATCGACACGCTCGGACCGAAAGCCGGATTTGCAGCAATTAAAAAAGCCGGATTCGACGCGGTGGATTACAGCATTGATTTATTGTTTTCCCGCAAAGAGATGTTAACGGGGAAACCGTCGGAGCGTTTCAAAGACGAAAATTTGATTCCGTTTATGACCGAGGTGCGCGATGCAGCCCGTGAAAACGGCATCGAATTCGGGCAGATGCATGCGCCGTTTCCGTCTTGGATTGACGGCGAACCGGCGATTACCGAAAATATCTTTGAGACGATTGTCAAAAGCATCGAGATGTGCGAATTCTGCGGCTGTACGCGGCTGGTCATCCATCCGGTTTATATCCCGGATGCGCGAAATCCGCTGTCCGCAACCGCTTCGTATGAGATCAACCTCCGACTGTTCGAGGCGTTGATTCCATATTTGAAAAAACATAATGTGATCGGATGTTTGGAGAACATGCCTTTGCGGGATCATGTGAAAAACCGGATCTATGCGGGGGTGTGTTCAAATGTACACGAGGCAAATGCGCTGCTCGATGAACTCAACGCTTTGGCAGGTGAGCGGCGGTTCGGGTTTTGTCTGGACACCGGGCATTTGAACCTGATCGGAGCGGATCAATACGAATTCATCACAGCACTCGGTGACCGGTTGGAAGCGCTGCATATTCAAGACAATAACGGTGAGGAAGATGAACATCTCGCGCCGTATATGGGTACGACAATCTGGGAGCGTTTCTTTGAGGGGATAAAGGCCGTCGATTACAAGGGCAATCTGAGTTTCGAAGCCGGAGGTGCGGTCGGAATTTATTTGCCCGACTTGCTGGAGAGCGTATTAAGATTGATGGGCGATACGGCCGATTATTTTTTAAAACGAATCAGGGAATAA
- the glmM gene encoding phosphoglucosamine mutase — MGKYFGTDGFRGEANVGLTVDHAFLIGNYLGWYFGREHKCSIVIGKDTRRSSYMYEAALCSGITAAGADAYIMHVTTTPSVSYVARTEDFDCGIMISASHNPFQDNGIKLLNRNGEKMDAEIEAEIERYIDGEIPRLPYATGEKIGRTIDHYAGRNRYIGYLISLAVNSYRGKKVGLDCANGSTWMIAKSVFDALGADTYVINNTPDGLNVNRNCGSTHIDGLRKFVVGNGLDIGFAFDGDADRCLAVDENGEVVNGDKIMYICAASMKKFEQLGDSKVVTTVMSNFGLYKALDKLGIGYEKTAVGDKYVYENMVKNGHLIGGEQSGHIIFRKYANTGDGIITAIKVMQTMLENKTPLSKLTEPMVEYPQVLKNVRVKDKDAALNAAAVKEAVAKAEAQLGDSGRVLLRKSGTEPVLRVMAEASDAKVCEELVDGIIGAIEGAGMLA; from the coding sequence ATGGGCAAGTATTTCGGAACAGACGGATTTCGCGGAGAGGCCAACGTCGGCCTGACTGTAGATCACGCCTTTTTGATCGGCAATTATCTGGGTTGGTATTTCGGACGTGAGCACAAATGCAGCATTGTGATCGGCAAGGACACGCGCAGAAGCAGTTATATGTATGAGGCGGCACTGTGTTCGGGGATCACTGCGGCCGGTGCGGACGCGTATATCATGCACGTAACGACCACGCCGAGTGTCTCGTATGTGGCGCGCACCGAGGATTTCGACTGCGGTATTATGATTAGCGCAAGCCACAATCCGTTTCAGGACAACGGCATCAAGCTTTTAAACCGAAACGGTGAAAAGATGGACGCCGAGATCGAGGCCGAGATCGAACGTTATATCGACGGCGAGATCCCCCGGCTGCCGTATGCTACCGGTGAGAAGATCGGGCGCACCATCGACCATTATGCGGGCAGAAACCGCTATATCGGATATTTAATTTCGCTGGCAGTCAATTCATACAGGGGCAAAAAGGTGGGTCTGGATTGCGCCAACGGCAGCACCTGGATGATTGCAAAAAGCGTCTTTGACGCGCTGGGCGCCGATACTTACGTTATCAACAACACACCGGACGGCTTGAACGTCAACCGAAACTGCGGCTCGACGCACATTGATGGTTTGCGGAAATTTGTCGTCGGCAACGGGTTGGATATCGGATTCGCCTTTGACGGAGACGCCGACCGCTGTCTTGCGGTGGATGAAAACGGGGAAGTCGTCAACGGCGACAAAATCATGTACATTTGCGCGGCCAGCATGAAAAAGTTTGAACAGCTGGGCGATTCCAAAGTCGTTACGACCGTAATGTCGAATTTCGGGCTGTATAAGGCGCTCGATAAGCTGGGCATCGGGTATGAGAAAACCGCCGTCGGCGACAAATATGTCTATGAAAACATGGTCAAAAACGGCCATCTGATTGGCGGTGAACAATCGGGGCATATCATTTTCCGCAAATATGCCAACACCGGCGACGGGATTATTACGGCCATCAAAGTGATGCAGACGATGCTCGAGAACAAAACGCCGCTTTCCAAACTGACCGAACCGATGGTTGAATACCCGCAGGTGCTGAAAAATGTCCGTGTCAAAGACAAGGACGCGGCACTGAATGCCGCAGCGGTGAAAGAGGCGGTGGCGAAAGCTGAGGCACAACTGGGCGACAGCGGACGTGTCCTGCTGCGCAAGAGCGGTACCGAACCGGTGCTGCGCGTGATGGCGGAGGCGTCGGACGCAAAGGTCTGCGAGGAACTGGTGGACGGCATCATCGGTGCCATCGAAGGTGCGGGGATGTTGGCGTAA